One Ruficoccus amylovorans DNA window includes the following coding sequences:
- a CDS encoding ABC transporter ATP-binding protein yields MSTEPTPLLSVEGLAVMRGDTHILRRIDWRVERGQHWAILGANGCGKTSLLSAITAYLTPSSGEIVFDGDAYGETDWNEVRLRIGIVSNALTRRIPPGEDALNTVLSGGTAQLGFWTRSKSIPTDKALRCLGKLGVRHLAERRWEVLSQGERQKVFIARALMADPRLLILDEPCAGLDPVAREHFLTRLRKLAALKNGPAMILVTHHVEEIFPEISHVLVLRKGRVLAAGPVGEALSSETLSQAFGAPLALERDRQGRLRLVV; encoded by the coding sequence ATGTCCACAGAACCGACACCGCTTTTATCCGTCGAGGGGCTGGCCGTGATGCGCGGCGACACCCATATCCTGCGCCGCATCGACTGGCGCGTCGAGCGCGGGCAGCACTGGGCCATCCTCGGGGCCAACGGCTGCGGCAAGACCTCCCTGCTCTCGGCCATCACCGCATACCTGACGCCCTCCTCCGGCGAAATCGTCTTCGACGGTGACGCCTACGGCGAGACCGACTGGAACGAGGTGCGCCTGCGCATCGGGATCGTCAGCAACGCCCTCACCCGGCGCATCCCCCCCGGCGAGGACGCGCTCAACACCGTGCTCTCCGGCGGCACCGCGCAACTGGGCTTCTGGACCCGCTCGAAGTCCATCCCGACGGACAAGGCCCTGCGTTGCCTGGGTAAGCTCGGCGTGCGCCACCTGGCCGAGCGCCGTTGGGAAGTGCTCAGCCAAGGCGAGCGCCAAAAGGTCTTCATCGCCCGCGCCCTCATGGCCGACCCGCGTCTGCTCATCCTCGACGAGCCCTGCGCCGGACTCGACCCGGTGGCCCGGGAGCACTTCCTCACCCGCCTGCGTAAGCTCGCCGCCCTCAAGAACGGACCGGCGATGATCCTCGTCACCCACCACGTGGAGGAGATTTTCCCCGAAATTTCGCATGTGCTCGTGTTGCGCAAGGGGCGGGTTCTCGCCGCCGGGCCGGTGGGCGAGGCGCTCTCCTCCGAAACGCTCAGCCAGGCCTTCGGCGCACCGCTCGCCCTCGAACGCGACCGCCAGGGACGCCTCCGGCTGGTTGTCTGA